In Aegilops tauschii subsp. strangulata cultivar AL8/78 chromosome 3, Aet v6.0, whole genome shotgun sequence, one genomic interval encodes:
- the LOC109768104 gene encoding receptor like protein 24-like produces MASICRVVPVFLVVLAALATTSNSHGDGKLTLRCHPDQAATLLQLKKSFFSFRYRNPLESWQDGTDCCLWEGVGCSNSSGHVTALELGGCSHGLDPAIFNLTLLQVLDLSMNNFGPYSLPAKGFERLSSLTHLNLSYSSFVGQIPTGIGKLANLISLDLSANYGPSSEDSFCGHVTKTHDLFQTELEVLNFEILVANLSSLRELYLDEVDMSSSRDWCHALSKSLPHLRVLSLRKIPASVFTIPTLRRLDISFNQLSGSVQEFDATSSHLVSVDLRVNKLTGNIPKSFFQLTSLSYLDIGWNNLVGLVGLSSFWRISGAIPKWIWATWSSSLTYLNLSHNMLSSMQLNSYVLPFDRLEVLDLSSNQLQGQIPMPCPPATILDYSNNSFSSLLPNFTLYLGNKFSISRNKISGHIPNTVCDSTINVLDLSFNNFSGRIPCCLIEDGCTSVLSLRENHFEGVLPNNIKGQCMLQTLDLNGNKIEGQLPTTLTKCLQLELLDVGNNDMVGTFPSWLGLLPELRILILRSNRFYGSVGGDLHSSDKSGEYFSRLQILDVASNNFSGNLSLDWFEGLKSMMVELNTTGYVISASNGSSGDPYQDTVTVYYKSIYRTFDKILTTFTAIDLSNNSFDGTIPGSLGRLISLHVLNMSGNAFTGDIPQEFGGMTQLESLDLSQNQLSGEIPEALTNLTFLGILNLCNNQLVGRIPRSGQFFGTFQNSSFEGNLGLCGPPLSNPCDIPPLLQVRRMGRSPLMFLFVGLGFGIGFAAAILMRWGQIGKWFVKSARALRT; encoded by the exons ATGGCTTCGATTTGCCGGGTAGTACCTGTCTTTCTTGTGGTGCTCGCAGCACTTGCCACCACCTCCAACTCCCACGGTGACGGTAAACTCACTCTCCGATGCCACCCAGACCAGGCTGCAACCCTCCTCCAACTAAAGAAATCCTTCTTTTCCTTCCGTTACCGCAACCCCCTTGAGTCATGGCAGGATGGTACCGACTGTTGTCTTTGGGAAGGCGTCGGCTGCAGCAATTCCTCGGGCCATGTCACTGCTTTGGAACTCGGTGGGTGCAGTCATGGCCTTGACCCTGCAATCTTCAACCTCACCTTGCTCCAAGTACTTGACCTTAGCATGAATAATTTTGGCCCGTACAGTCTCCCGGCAAAAGGGTTTGAGAGGCTCTCCTCGCTCACCCACCTCAACCTCTCCTATTCAAGCTTCGTTGGCCAGATACCTACTGGCATCGGCAAACTTGCCAACCTTATCTCCTTGGATCTTTCTGCTAACTATGGTCCCAGTTCTGAGGATTCTTTTTGTGGCCATGTTACCAAAACCCATGATCTTTTTCAGACCGAGCTGGAGGTACTGAACTTTGAGATCTTAGTGGCTAACCTCAGCAGTCTGAGAGAGCTCTACCTTGATGAAGTGGATATGTCTAGCAGTAGAGACTGGTGCCATGCTCTTTCTAAATCTCTTCCCCATCTCCGAGTTCTTAGCTTGA GGAAAATTCCAGCATCTGTTTTCACTATTCCAACATTGCGACGCTTAGATATTAGCTTCAACCAGCTCTCTGGCTCTGTACAAGAATTCGATGCAACATCTTCACACTTGGTGTCAGTGGACCTAAGAGTAAATAAATTGACAGGAAATATTCCCAAGTCATTCTTTCAACTTACAAGTTTGTCATATCTTGATATTGGCTGGAATAACTTAGTGGGTTTGGTAGGTCTTTCTTCATTTTGGAG AATCAGTGGGGCTATTCCAAAGTGGATATGGGCGACATGGAGTAGTAGCCTTACATATTTGAATCTTTCACACAACATGCTCAGCAGTATGCAACTTAATTCATATGTTCTCCCTTTTGATCGGTTGGAAGTTCTTGATCTCAGCTCCAATCAGCTTCAGGGGCAGATTCCTATGCCATGCCCCCCAGCGACCATCTTAGACTATTCAAACAATAGTTTCTCTTCATTGCTTCCAAACTTCACTCTTTATCTTGGCAATAAGTTCAGTATTTCTAGAAACAAGATTAGTGGACACATACCTAACACAGTTTGTGATTCAACTATCAATGTCCTCGACCTATCTTTTAACAACTTCAGCGGGCGGATACCTTGCTGTCTAATAGAAGATGGTTGCACGAGCGTGTTGAGTTTGCGGGAGAATCATTTTGAAGGTGTGTTACCTAACAACATCAAAGGCCAATGTATGCTTCAGACATTAGACTTGAATGGCAATAAGATAGAAGGGCAGCTTCCAACGACACTTACCAAGTGCTTGCAGCTGGAGCTCCTTGACGTTGGAAACAATGACATGGTGGGTACTTTTCCATCATGGCTGGGGCTACTTCCCGAACTTCGTATCCTTATCTTGAGATCCAACCGATTCTATGGCTCAGTGGGTGGTGATCTTCATAGCAGTGACAAATCTGGAGAATACTTCTCTCGCTTGCAGATTCTTGATGTTGCCTCGAACAATTTCTCTGGCAATTTGAGTCTAGATTGGTTTGAGGGGCTGAAATCAATGATGGTGGAGTTGAACACTACAGGTTATGTTATTAGTGCTTCTAACGGAAGTTCTGGAGATCCCTATCAGGATACTGTTACAGTATACTATAAAAGCATCTATAGGACATTTGATAAGATATTGACCACTTTTACAGCAATTGACCTGTCGAATAATTCATTTGATGGCACCATTCCTGGATCGCTTGGGAGACTTATTTCGTTACATGTACTAAACATGTCAGGCAATGCCTTCACCGGCGATATTCCGCAGGAATTTGGCGGGATGACTCAATTAGAATCACTAGATCTGTCTCAGAACCAGCTTTCTGGTGAAATTCCGGAGGCACTAACAAATCTCACATTTCTTGGTATCTTGAACTTGTGCAACAACCAGTTGGTGGGAAGGATACCTCGGTCAGGTCAATTTTTTGGGACGTTTCAAAACAGTTCATTTGAAGGGAATCTGGGTCTGTGCGGACCGCCACTGTCCAACCCATGCGACATTCCCCCGCTCCTCCAAGTGCGGCGCATGGGGAGAAGTCCTCTCATGTTTCTCTTCGTCGGGTTGGGCTTTGGTATTGGATTTGCAGCTGCCATCCTCATGAGATGGGGTCAGATCGGCAAATGGTTTGTGAAATCTGCAAGAGCTTTGAGGACTTGA
- the LOC141042615 gene encoding uncharacterized protein, giving the protein MDDDGRLQYDHRASDKSNNNINRRMMGMFRAAIDDLELIEFPLFGRRFTWSSERENVTLTKIDRVMVSGEWEAAFPHYQLSPASTNISDHCPLVLKRMDATPHKAFRFENHWLNWAHAWAKEVKSRDPIRVLHTKMSRTAKALRIWSKYKRRWAVFMSGLANEVIFRLDLAQEERALSEEERHLRGLLKAKLLGIAAVDRARWRQKSRITEIKEGDASTRFFPPKSEWPPAEESHPGPSGKRWAGF; this is encoded by the coding sequence ATGGATGATGATGGGAGACTTCAATATGATCACCGAGCAAGTGACAAAAGCAACAACAACATCAACAGGCGGATGATGGGCATGTTTAGAGCAGCCATTGATGACTTGGAACTGATTGAGTTTCCGCTGTTTGGGAGAAGATTTACTTGGTCAAGCGAGCGCGAGAATGTAACCCTCACCAAGATCGACCGGGTCATGGTGTCCGGCGAGTGGGAAGCGGCGTTTCCTCACTATCAACTGTCTCCTGCCTCAACAAATATATCAGACCATTGCCCGCTTGTGCTCAAACGAATGGATGCAACCCCTCACAAAGCATTTCGTTTTGAGAACCACTGGCTAAATTGGGCTCATGCATGGGCAAAAGAGGTCAAGTCCAGAGACCCAATCAGGGTACTGCACACCAAAATGTCGAGGACAGCAAAGGCTCTCAGAATTTGGAGCAAGTACAAGAGGAGATGGGCCGTCTTCATGTCCGGGTTAGCTAACGAGGTCATCTTCCGACTTGATCTGGCTCAAGAGGAGAGGGCACTTTCCGAGGAGGAGAGACACCTGAGAGGTCTGCTCAAGGCTAAGCTATTGGGTATTGCGGCTGTCGACAGGGCAAGGTGGCGGCAAAAATCCAGAATAACTGAGATAAAAGAGGGGGACGCTAGTACCCGATTTTTTCCACCTAAGAGCGAGTGGCCGCCGGCAGAAGAATCACATCCCGGTCCTTCTGGGAAGAGATGGGCCGGTTTCTGA
- the LOC109768050 gene encoding aldo-keto reductase family 4 member C10 — MPKEAGLVTAEGTGNPGRTLGAARRDARRPLAAHSCPPLLRPPPTYLLPQSLDSAVRERETAMARHFLLNTGAKIPSVGLGTWQADPGVVGAAVYAAVKAGYRHIDCARVYGNEKEIGLALKKLFEEGVVKREDLFITSKLWNDHHAPEDVPEALNESLNDLQLDYLDLYLIHWPVRVKKGTNNNPENFVTPDLPATWGAMEKLHDAGKARAIGVSNFSSKKLGDLLAVARVPPAVDQVECHPCWQQTKLHNFCQSAGVHLSAYSPLGSPGTTWMNGNVLKEPVIISISEKLGKTPAQVALRWNIQMGHSVLPKSTNQERIKQNLDVHDWSFPDDVLAKFSEIKEARLLRGNFAVNPQSVYKTHEELWDGEI; from the exons ATGCCAAAAGAGGCCGGTCTTGTCACGGCCGAGGGAACCGGAAACCCAGGCAGGACACTTGGAGCTGCCCGCCGCGACGCCCGCCGGCCGCTGGCAGCCCACTCCTGCCCACCGCTGCTGCGCCCTCCCCCTACCTACCTTCTTCCCCAATCCCTTGATAGTGCCGTGCGGGAGAGAGAGACGGCGATGGCGAGGCACTTCCTGCTCAACACCGGGGCCAAGATCCCCTCGGTGGGGCTCGGCACCTGGCAGGCCGACCCCGGCGTCGTCGGCGCCGCCGTCTACGCCGCCGTCAAG GCGGGCTACCGGCACATCGATTGCGCCAGAGTCTACGGCAATGAAAAGGAG ATCGGTTTGGCGCTGAAGAAGCTATTTGAAGAGGGCGTAGTGAAGCGTGAAGATCTATTTATCACCTCTAAGCTATG GAATGATCATCATGCTCCTGAAGATGTGCCAGAGGCGCTAAATGAAAGCCTGAATGATTTACAGCTTGATTACTTGGATCTTTATCTT ATCCATTGGCCCGTTAGAGTCAAGAAGGGAACGAACAACAACCCTGAAAACTTTGTTACACCTGACTTGCCTGCTACTTGGGGGGCAATGGAGAAGTTACATGATGCTGGCAAAGCTCGCGCGATTGGTGTGAGTAACTTTTCATCAAAGAAGTTGGGTGACTTGCTTGCTGTAGCTCGTGTACCTCCAGCTGTTGATCAGGTGGAATGCCATCCTTGCTGGCAGCAAACTAAGCTCCACAACTTTTGTCAGTCAGCTGGTGTTCATCTTAGT GCTTACTCGCCACTAGGTTCACCTGGTACTACTTGGATGAATGGTAACGTCCTTAAAGAACCAGTAATCATCTCAATATCCGAGAAACTCGGGAAGACACCTGCACAAGTGGCTCTGCGCTGGAACATTCAGATGGGTCACAGCGTGCTACCAAAGAGCACGAATCAAGAAAGGATAAAGCAAAACCTTGATGTTCATGATTGGTCATTTCCAGATGACGTGCTTGCTAAATTCTCGGAGATTAAGGAG GCTAGGCTGCTCAGAGGCAACTTCGCCGTTAATCCACAGAGTGTTTACAAGACCCACGAGGAGCTGTGGGATGGTGAGATTTAG
- the LOC109768055 gene encoding probable calcium-binding protein CML16, with protein sequence MSSGGRKQQQQAEKPAAAEDMEIKKVFSRFDTDGDGRISPSELAAVSRAIAPPATESAQGREVASMMDELDTDRDGYVDLGEFAAFHGRGRGERELDAELRDAFDIYDINGDGRISVAELSKVLSRIGEGCSTEDCEKMIASVDVDGDGCVGFDEFKKMMTGDVGARPEAEAEAGVPDSNKAKKE encoded by the coding sequence ATGTCGAGCGGCGGCcggaagcagcagcagcaggcggagaagccggcggcggcggaggacaTGGAGATCAAGAAGGTCTTCTCCCGCTTCGACACGGACGGCGACGGCCGGATCTCGCCGTCGGAGCTGGCCGCCGTGTCCCGGGCCATCGCGCCGCCGGCCACCGAGTCCGCGCAGGGCCGCGAGGTGGCGTCCATGATGGACGAGCTCGACACCGACCGCGACGGCTACGTCGACCTGGGCGAGTTCGCCGCCTTCCACGGCCGCGGTCGCGGGGAGCGCGAGCTGGACGCCGAGCTGCGCGACGCCTTCGACATCTACGACATCAACGGCGACGGCCGCATCTCCGTCGCCGAGCTCAGCAAGGTCCTCAGCCGCATCGGCGAGGGATGCAGCACCGAGGACTGCGAGAAGATGATCGCCTCCGTCGACGTCGACGGCGACGGCTGCGTCGGCTTCGACGAGTTCAAGAAGATGATGACCGGCGACGTCGGAGCCCGACCCGAAGCCGAAGCCGAGGCCGGCGTCCCCGACAGCAACAAAGCCAAGAAGGAGTGA